Within the Serratia sp. UGAL515B_01 genome, the region TATGCCCCCAAGTGCGGCGTGTAGCTCCGTGACGCCCCACCTGTGCAGGAGCCAGGATCACACACTGATTCTCGATAGCACGTGCACGTAGCAGGATCTCCCAATGCGCCTCACCGGTAACGCGAGTGAATGCTGCTGGTACAGTGATCAGTTCCGCCCCCTGTGCACGTAGTGCCTGATACAAACCAGGAAAACGCAAATCGTAGCAAATAGTCATGCCGAGACGCCCTACGGGGGTGTCGACAACCGTCAATTGCTGGCCATGCTGATAGGTATCTGACTCACGGTAACGCGCGTGCATATCGTTAATATCAACATCAAACATATGCATTTTGTCGTAACGACCTCGAATTACCCCTTTGTCGTCAAAAAGTAGGCTACTGCTAGTCATGCGCTGTGGGTCTTCACGGCTAATCAGCGGCATAGAACCAATCAACAACCAAACACCATAACGCCTAGCCAAATCACCTACGGCCTGTTGCAACGGGCCATTACCCTCTTTTTCTGCATGTTCACGGTAGGCTGCAGCATTCGCAAACAACAACGCGTTTTCTGGCGTCATGACCAGCTTTATGCCAGCATTGAGCTGCTTGATTTGCTGCTCAATCTGAGCCAAATTGTTTCGCACCTGTTCAGTGCTGCACAGTTGTAGCAATGCAACATTAGCATTTTTCATGGTGCCTTATCCTCTTTTGGCTTGCGTGACACCTCATTTACAGTGGGTTTATCCAGGCTACCGGTAATGTTGTAGCGGATAAATGAGATCTTATTCCACAGCGGCGACAACACCCTAGAAGCGGCAAAAACCGCAGCGCCAACAATCGGGTTAATGACAAAAGCCGTGGCTACTCCAACCGTTGCCGAAATTTCTGGCGCTATCACCGCCTGCATGTCAATCTGCCGACGCACCAAATCAATTTGGCCACTCATGGCAATGTCGGCAGATAAACCATCAATCAGAAGGTTATCTGTACGCATTATGCCATCTTTCGCCTGGACAATGCCGCGTATGGAATCAAAGTACAAACCGTTGCCAAAAGTATTTCTGAAATCGAACCTTAATTTGCGCAATAGAGCGTCAAAGCTGACTAGGCGCAATATCTGCCCGGCACGTCCACCAATATCATCTACCTCACCTTTCCCCAGATTGATCTTCATGGTGCCATTCAGCGTATCAATCTGCGGCGCCCAAGGTTGTCCGTGCCAGTTCATATCAAAATCAATATCATAAGGTGCATCTTTCAACGGGATGATCACGCCAAAGAATCTGGCAGTCTGGTCAATTTGTTTTCCCTGTAGTTTGCCTTTTAACGAACTACGTTCTTCATGGCCATTCTGTTTCCATTGACCGGTCGCATTTACGCGTCCATAGCCGGTATCAAGCAGGGCATGTTCCAATACTAGGGAGTCACCCCGGTGTTTAACATCTGCTTCAACCTTGCCAAGATTTTGTCCCATTAGCCAACAGGATGTACAACGCAGCGTTAGTGAAGGCCACTCATGAAAAGAGACATTTTCAGTCTTAGCTAGCGAATTAGTCGCCTCTTTATTGTTCTTATCGTCTGAAAACTGAGGATTGTAATATAGATACCCGAGATCCAGCCGCCATAAGCCGTTATTCGGCATAGACAGACTACCTTCGATTTCCTTACCCTTAGCCGTGACGGTTGTACCCGCCACCCGCTGTTCCACTACGAGTTGAAGTTTATGCCAGGCTTGTCCACCCACGATCAATTGAGGGGTGCTAAGTGCTACGCTGGTCGGGAAATTGAAACCTTTAACCTTGCCTGTACTTCCTTCAGGTTTCATCGCGGTTTTCAACAATGCTAACCATTGTTCGCCGTTCAGTGCGGGCAGGTTAAGTGACAGTGACTCATCTTTGGGTAATTCAGGAAGGCGATTACTACCGGTTTGCCATACGCCACGTGTCAATGTTACCTGCTGTTTGGCCAATAGCCATTCGCTGTTGAAGTGATTTTGTTCGCCGACGCTGCCATTAAGCACAAATCCATGCAGCCCCCCTTTTACCTTCACACCGACTGCTAAAGCCTCTCCTGCTTTCTTATCAAGCGGAGCAGGTAAGTGACTATTCACTTTTTTCAGATCGGCATTAATACCGATGTCATAACTGGGATTGCCCTTATGCGGCAAATCGATCGCTGCCTGCCCTTGCCAAGCAACACTACCGTCGAGCGTTTTGGCAATGTCAGGTGGTATACCTTCAATGCTGGCCGGTTGCCAGTTCCCTTTCAACCCAATATTGACCTGATAACGTTGTTTGTCTTCCAAGGTGTCGAAGTGGATAACCAACGGTTGCCCAAACCAATGTGCCGTTAGGGTATCACCCTCCAGATTGCCGTTATTAAACCGGAATTTTCCACTTACTCTCTCTAACTGACTCCCTAGGGGGTTGATTCGTAATGCGTTGTTATTGAGAGTCACTTCACCCTTAGCTAGGACCTTTTCACCATTTAAGGGTATCTCTAGGTGTAAGCGCCCACTTACACTACCACCAACCTGCAGCTCACCTAACGCAGAACCTACCGAATCATCCAGCGGCGTTTGTTTAAAATAATCGTGTATATCCTGTCCGTCGCCGGTAACTTCGGCATCGACAAACAGCTTTTCCTTCAGATAATCCGGAATAACAGCCGCAATATTCCGACCGGCTACCTTACCAAGATAGGCCTGCGGTGCATTCATCTGCAAACCATTGTTGGCAAAATCAAGATCGATTGCCAAATCATTCAGCGCCGGCCAGTCTGGCTGGAACTGAAAGGTCGCGTGACGCAATGGGACATAAACCTGGAACTGACCATCATTCTCCTTGTAAGGGAAATGACGGGGATTGCCAGCATAGATAAGAGTGGCATTATCTGCCTGGCCTCCCTGTATCGCCCCAGTAAGATAGTCTACCAAATGCTTTCCCATCAGAGGTTCTGGGAAATAACGCCAGGCATCGGCCCCATCGAACAAACGAATACCTGCCAGGATATCCAACCAAGGTTCACCGTTGGCAGGCTGTTGGTAACGGAAATCACCGTTAACCCATAAAGACTTGGCTTTCACATCCAACCCTTTACTGGCGATTTGCCACCCATTGGCATTGTATTGCCAACTCAAAGCCCCCTTCGCACTGTTTATTTGCAACGGTGCACGGAACATATCACCGTAAGGCATTGTGCTGTTGTTAAGACCCAAAGTTAGACGGCCATTTTCTACACTCCCCGAGAGTGTGCCAGAAAAGTGATTTATACCCGGTAGGAATTGCCAGTGCTGCCAGCTAAGATCCTGCCAAAAGGCCTGAAAACGCGTTTTTTCCGGCTGTTTCAGCGGTATGTCCAACGCTAACGCCTTGAGATTTCCCTGGGGTTGCAGATCTTTCCAGCGCTCAAGTATATTTGGGCTGAGGAAAGAAAAAGTAGGAAGTAGCGCTTCAAGACGCTCAAGCTGGATACCCACAGCGCGAATGCGTAGCTCTTCGTTCTGATTTGGCCCCATAAACCCGGTATTCTCTGGCAACCATAATGCGATAAATGTTCCTGGAGCCCAGGCCTGTCCGTCAGTTTTCAGGTTCAGCTGCGGGACATTAACCTGCCAGCCGTTACCCACACGCTCTAGCGCCAATGCTAGATTATCAACCGCCAAATTGTGTTGCTCGTTACTACTTGACCAACTGGCTACCCCTTGTTTGAGTAAGGCGTTAGCACCGTATATTTCACCATTCTGGATATTCAGCCAGGCTGAAAGGCTAAAATCTGCGCTTTCCAGGCCCGTGTTGATTCTCAGCCAACGGCTGAACCACGGCTTCATGTCAATATTATCGGCCTGCATATAGACTGTGCCGGTATTCAACAACCCTTGTTCATCACGCAAATCCAGACGCAACTGCACGACACC harbors:
- the nit1 gene encoding deaminated glutathione amidase; translated protein: MKNANVALLQLCSTEQVRNNLAQIEQQIKQLNAGIKLVMTPENALLFANAAAYREHAEKEGNGPLQQAVGDLARRYGVWLLIGSMPLISREDPQRMTSSSLLFDDKGVIRGRYDKMHMFDVDINDMHARYRESDTYQHGQQLTVVDTPVGRLGMTICYDLRFPGLYQALRAQGAELITVPAAFTRVTGEAHWEILLRARAIENQCVILAPAQVGRHGATRRTWGHTLAVDGWGNVLAENADAVSALRVRVDRGMLKTIRGQMPVMQHNRFQPSVIAPVEKSSSNKE
- the yhdP gene encoding AsmA2 domain-containing protein YhdP; protein product: MRRLPGILLATGAILIVVVALLISGLRLVLPELNHFRPQILVQLQAISGVPVDADFVQGSWETFGPTLEVHNIHLTLPQSSMKIARVTLALDVWQSLLHLRWQFRDLTFHQFQLDLNTTLGGSENNGNTITPSSVSDLFLYQLGRFDLRNSRVSFLTPSGARAEFHIPQMTWLNSHNRHRAEGQLSLSTLNGQHGVVQLRLDLRDEQGLLNTGTVYMQADNIDMKPWFSRWLRINTGLESADFSLSAWLNIQNGEIYGANALLKQGVASWSSSNEQHNLAVDNLALALERVGNGWQVNVPQLNLKTDGQAWAPGTFIALWLPENTGFMGPNQNEELRIRAVGIQLERLEALLPTFSFLSPNILERWKDLQPQGNLKALALDIPLKQPEKTRFQAFWQDLSWQHWQFLPGINHFSGTLSGSVENGRLTLGLNNSTMPYGDMFRAPLQINSAKGALSWQYNANGWQIASKGLDVKAKSLWVNGDFRYQQPANGEPWLDILAGIRLFDGADAWRYFPEPLMGKHLVDYLTGAIQGGQADNATLIYAGNPRHFPYKENDGQFQVYVPLRHATFQFQPDWPALNDLAIDLDFANNGLQMNAPQAYLGKVAGRNIAAVIPDYLKEKLFVDAEVTGDGQDIHDYFKQTPLDDSVGSALGELQVGGSVSGRLHLEIPLNGEKVLAKGEVTLNNNALRINPLGSQLERVSGKFRFNNGNLEGDTLTAHWFGQPLVIHFDTLEDKQRYQVNIGLKGNWQPASIEGIPPDIAKTLDGSVAWQGQAAIDLPHKGNPSYDIGINADLKKVNSHLPAPLDKKAGEALAVGVKVKGGLHGFVLNGSVGEQNHFNSEWLLAKQQVTLTRGVWQTGSNRLPELPKDESLSLNLPALNGEQWLALLKTAMKPEGSTGKVKGFNFPTSVALSTPQLIVGGQAWHKLQLVVEQRVAGTTVTAKGKEIEGSLSMPNNGLWRLDLGYLYYNPQFSDDKNNKEATNSLAKTENVSFHEWPSLTLRCTSCWLMGQNLGKVEADVKHRGDSLVLEHALLDTGYGRVNATGQWKQNGHEERSSLKGKLQGKQIDQTARFFGVIIPLKDAPYDIDFDMNWHGQPWAPQIDTLNGTMKINLGKGEVDDIGGRAGQILRLVSFDALLRKLRFDFRNTFGNGLYFDSIRGIVQAKDGIMRTDNLLIDGLSADIAMSGQIDLVRRQIDMQAVIAPEISATVGVATAFVINPIVGAAVFAASRVLSPLWNKISFIRYNITGSLDKPTVNEVSRKPKEDKAP